The Shewanella zhangzhouensis genome has a window encoding:
- the greB gene encoding transcription elongation factor GreB has protein sequence MTEKAHLITRKGWEALDKELKYLWKEYRPEITLKVQEAAAQGDRSENADYTYNKRLLRQIDSRVRYLIKRLEVLKIVDYSPQQEGKVFFGAWVELENDEGAVVRYRIVGKDEIDTKKGYITIDSPMARALIGKQVDDEVVVQTPSGRKEWFINEIRYQPFDGMEA, from the coding sequence ATGACAGAAAAAGCCCATCTCATTACCCGCAAGGGCTGGGAAGCTCTGGACAAAGAGCTCAAGTACCTGTGGAAGGAATACCGTCCCGAAATCACCCTCAAGGTGCAGGAAGCGGCAGCCCAGGGCGATCGCTCCGAGAACGCCGATTACACCTACAACAAGCGCCTGCTCAGGCAAATAGACAGCCGGGTGCGCTATCTCATCAAACGTCTTGAAGTACTTAAAATCGTTGACTATTCGCCCCAACAGGAAGGCAAGGTCTTCTTTGGCGCCTGGGTGGAGCTGGAAAATGATGAAGGGGCTGTGGTGCGCTACCGCATTGTTGGCAAGGATGAAATAGACACCAAAAAGGGCTATATCACCATAGATTCGCCCATGGCCAGAGCCCTCATCGGCAAACAGGTGGACGATGAAGTGGTGGTACAAACCCCTTCAGGGCGAAAAGAATGGTTTATCAACGAGATTCGCTATCAACCCTTTGATGGAATGGAAGCTTAG
- the ompR gene encoding osmolarity response regulator transcription factor OmpR has translation MGQETSKILVVDDDMRLRALLERYLVEQGFQVRAAANAEQMDRLLERENFHLLVLDLMLPGEDGLSICRRLRQTGSPLPIIMLTAKGDEVDRIIGLELGADDYLPKPFNPRELLARIKAVMRRQTQEIPGAPAQQEEEVGFGEFHLNLATREMYRGDESIALTSGEFAVLKVLVTHPREPLSRDKLMNLARGRDYSALERSIDVQVSRLRRLIEKDPANPRYIQTVWGLGYVFVPDGSARR, from the coding sequence ATGGGACAGGAAACCTCCAAGATTCTGGTCGTTGATGATGATATGAGACTCAGAGCCCTGCTGGAGCGCTATCTGGTGGAGCAGGGATTTCAGGTCAGGGCAGCTGCCAATGCCGAGCAAATGGACCGGCTGCTGGAGCGCGAGAATTTTCATTTGCTGGTATTGGATTTGATGCTGCCCGGTGAGGATGGCCTGTCTATTTGCCGGCGTCTGCGTCAGACCGGCAGCCCCCTGCCCATCATCATGCTTACCGCCAAAGGCGATGAAGTCGACCGCATTATCGGCCTTGAGCTGGGAGCCGACGATTACCTGCCCAAACCCTTTAATCCACGGGAACTGCTGGCCCGCATCAAAGCCGTGATGCGCCGTCAGACCCAGGAAATCCCCGGTGCACCGGCGCAGCAGGAAGAAGAAGTGGGTTTTGGTGAGTTTCATCTCAATCTGGCGACCCGCGAAATGTATCGCGGTGACGAGTCCATTGCGCTCACCAGCGGTGAGTTTGCCGTGCTCAAGGTATTGGTGACACATCCACGTGAACCCCTCTCCCGGGATAAGCTGATGAACCTGGCGCGGGGCCGCGATTATTCGGCACTGGAGCGCTCCATCGACGTGCAGGTGTCCCGCCTTCGACGCCTGATTGAAAAAGATCCCGCCAATCCAAGGTATATCCAAACCGTGTGGGGCCTGGGGTATGTGTTTGTACCCGACGGCAGCGCCCGTCGTTAA
- the envZ gene encoding two-component system sensor histidine kinase EnvZ: MKLRWWQRLLPRSAFSQTVMLIGCLLLINQLFSYVSVALYVIKPSYQQINQLIARQINFLFTEEAVIGREYLSLVDALNAKVGDGSMHVFNQKQAKEAGIDNATYYGLLSNQMSEYLGGNAEVRITQGETVQIWIRPPQAPSVWIRVPLSSFNELEMSLLTLYLMVIGALSVAGGWLFARRQSKPLKALQKAAINVSRGEYPEAIPPAGSSEIVEVTHAFNQMAHSMRMLEQDRALMMAGISHDLRTPLTRIRLASEMMVDEDAYLRDGIIADIDDMNAIINQFIAYIRQDQEAVWEKADINQLVSEYAQAESKRDGVIELALGSCQAIPVQVIAIKRVLGNLVENAFRYGRGWIRISTRMEKSALVLTVEDNGPGIPVDQIPKLFQPFTQGDMARGSLGSGLGLAIIKRIVDRHQGKVKLSNRVEGGLKAEVFLPLE; encoded by the coding sequence ATGAAACTTCGCTGGTGGCAGCGCTTGCTGCCCCGCAGCGCCTTCAGTCAAACCGTGATGCTGATAGGCTGTTTACTGTTGATTAATCAGCTGTTTTCCTATGTGTCTGTGGCGCTTTACGTCATCAAACCCAGCTATCAGCAAATCAACCAGCTCATTGCCAGGCAAATCAATTTTCTGTTTACCGAAGAGGCGGTCATTGGCCGCGAATACCTGAGTCTGGTGGATGCCCTCAATGCCAAGGTCGGCGATGGCAGCATGCACGTTTTCAACCAAAAGCAGGCCAAGGAAGCCGGAATAGACAACGCCACCTATTACGGGTTGCTGTCGAATCAGATGTCAGAATACCTCGGCGGCAATGCGGAAGTCCGCATCACCCAGGGCGAGACAGTGCAAATTTGGATCCGCCCGCCACAGGCACCCAGTGTTTGGATACGGGTACCCCTGTCGAGTTTCAACGAACTGGAAATGTCGCTGCTGACCCTGTACCTGATGGTCATTGGCGCGCTCAGTGTGGCCGGTGGCTGGCTGTTTGCCCGCCGCCAGAGCAAGCCCCTCAAGGCACTGCAGAAGGCGGCCATCAATGTGTCGCGGGGAGAATACCCCGAAGCCATTCCCCCTGCCGGCTCCAGCGAAATTGTGGAAGTGACCCACGCCTTTAACCAGATGGCCCACAGCATGCGGATGCTGGAGCAGGACAGGGCACTGATGATGGCGGGTATCTCCCACGATCTGCGCACTCCCCTCACCCGCATTCGTCTGGCCTCGGAAATGATGGTAGATGAGGATGCCTACCTCAGAGATGGCATCATCGCCGACATCGATGATATGAACGCCATCATCAATCAGTTCATCGCCTATATACGCCAGGATCAGGAAGCAGTATGGGAGAAAGCCGATATCAATCAGTTGGTAAGCGAGTATGCCCAGGCCGAGTCCAAACGAGATGGGGTAATTGAGCTGGCACTCGGCTCCTGTCAGGCGATCCCGGTGCAGGTTATCGCCATCAAACGGGTACTGGGTAATCTGGTGGAAAACGCCTTCCGCTACGGTCGGGGCTGGATACGCATCTCAACCCGAATGGAAAAGTCGGCCTTGGTACTGACGGTGGAAGACAACGGCCCCGGCATTCCTGTTGATCAAATCCCCAAACTCTTTCAACCCTTTACCCAGGGCGACATGGCCCGCGGCAGTCTGGGCTCAGGTCTGGGGCTGGCCATTATCAAGCGAATCGTGGACAGGCATCAGGGCAAGGTGAAACTCAGCAACCGGGTTGAAGGCGGTCTGAAAGCAGAGGTATTTTTACCGCTGGAATAA
- a CDS encoding methyl-accepting chemotaxis protein yields the protein MKISTLSLGASALLLVLASLMAATLLWTSNQRQQLEFQTSELNRLQQHFVIDVRRLLESYLTSGDASRLEAARNQLADMSTSLTVLEPSQAESLASRLDTFGSELDGKYRAAGKLAGNPRQLLSHAETELLDFNRLLAAYAREGLETSPDKASQLLALTAELPPLVYGLSQQTHGYLIDKDTRLKGILDSSLDSLEQWRAALTNAPLLGLLETIDEDALMPGEEPPPAQDRAESLIAELDSLSGRYRREIDNTHKLLTDNQQTQAALRSAIADTESLLLAMVDEQHLRSQHLKQQMQLILYAMAAALAIYAFFYLVIQQKRVVKPLKRLNQAFMQLTETGQRQQLDVRSRCETGQIAGHFNRLLQRFEVEDEAQRHRISGISATLDQLRRQIADMANSAEATGEIVTQARERTEELRMLASEVSDNSTRVASDANTTVERMTQSQAGAEEMLSAIKETRGAVEDCNSSLLSLNGSVSKVAGIIDVIGNIAEQTNLLALNAAIEAARAGEQGRGFAVVADEVRSLSQRTQVSLKEIQNILGELKGASDQLALRVDGIDSATGTQQQKASQLWEAAEAVREHAGVMAGTAEEGLNNARAQMRCLEAFNDAMTALLTQSSQAVNESQAIAAEVATQVSAIEDALSGKAQA from the coding sequence ATGAAAATCTCGACCCTGTCTCTGGGCGCATCTGCCCTGCTGTTGGTACTGGCAAGCCTGATGGCCGCCACCCTGTTGTGGACCAGCAATCAGCGTCAGCAACTGGAATTTCAAACCAGCGAACTCAATCGACTGCAGCAGCATTTTGTAATTGATGTCAGGCGCTTACTGGAATCATACCTCACAAGTGGCGATGCCAGTCGTTTGGAGGCCGCCCGCAATCAATTGGCCGACATGAGCACATCGCTGACAGTATTGGAGCCCTCCCAGGCCGAATCGCTGGCAAGCCGACTCGACACCTTTGGCAGCGAACTCGATGGCAAATACCGCGCAGCCGGCAAACTGGCCGGTAATCCACGCCAGTTGTTGTCCCACGCCGAGACGGAGCTGCTCGACTTTAACCGCCTTTTGGCCGCCTATGCCCGTGAAGGCCTGGAAACTTCGCCCGATAAGGCGAGCCAACTCCTTGCACTCACTGCCGAACTGCCACCACTGGTTTATGGATTATCTCAGCAAACCCACGGCTATCTTATTGACAAAGATACTCGCCTGAAGGGCATTCTGGATTCGAGTCTGGACAGCCTCGAACAATGGCGCGCCGCGCTCACCAACGCCCCCTTGCTTGGTCTGCTGGAGACCATAGATGAAGATGCCCTGATGCCCGGCGAAGAACCTCCACCGGCACAGGACAGGGCCGAAAGCCTGATAGCCGAACTCGACAGTCTCAGCGGACGCTACCGCCGTGAAATAGACAATACCCACAAGCTGCTGACCGACAACCAACAAACCCAGGCAGCACTGCGATCTGCCATCGCCGATACCGAAAGCCTGCTGCTCGCCATGGTTGACGAGCAGCATCTACGCAGCCAACACCTCAAGCAACAAATGCAGCTTATTCTCTATGCCATGGCAGCGGCGCTGGCTATCTATGCGTTCTTCTATCTGGTGATACAACAAAAAAGGGTGGTCAAGCCGCTAAAACGGCTCAATCAGGCCTTTATGCAACTCACTGAAACCGGCCAGCGGCAGCAACTGGATGTCCGCAGCCGCTGTGAAACCGGCCAGATAGCTGGCCACTTTAACCGCTTGCTGCAGCGCTTCGAGGTGGAAGACGAGGCCCAGCGACACAGGATCAGCGGGATTTCTGCCACCCTCGACCAGCTCAGACGCCAAATCGCCGACATGGCCAACAGTGCCGAGGCCACGGGTGAGATTGTCACCCAGGCGCGGGAACGCACGGAAGAATTAAGAATGCTGGCCAGTGAGGTCAGCGACAATTCCACCCGTGTGGCCAGCGACGCCAATACCACGGTGGAACGCATGACGCAAAGTCAGGCAGGTGCGGAAGAAATGCTGAGCGCCATCAAGGAAACCCGTGGCGCCGTTGAGGACTGTAATAGCTCGCTGCTGAGCCTGAATGGTTCCGTGAGTAAGGTCGCGGGCATCATAGATGTGATTGGAAATATCGCCGAACAAACCAACCTGCTGGCCCTCAACGCCGCCATCGAGGCTGCCAGAGCCGGAGAACAGGGACGCGGTTTTGCCGTGGTGGCCGATGAGGTACGCAGCCTGTCTCAGCGCACGCAGGTTTCGCTCAAGGAAATCCAGAATATTCTGGGTGAACTCAAGGGCGCCAGCGATCAATTGGCACTGAGGGTGGATGGCATAGACTCAGCCACGGGCACCCAGCAACAAAAAGCCAGCCAGCTGTGGGAAGCGGCCGAGGCCGTGCGTGAACATGCAGGAGTGATGGCGGGCACCGCAGAGGAGGGGCTGAACAATGCCAGAGCCCAAATGCGCTGCCTGGAAGCCTTTAACGATGCCATGACGGCGCTGTTGACCCAATCCAGTCAGGCTGTCAATGAGAGCCAGGCCATCGCCGCCGAAGTTGCCACTCAGGTTTCCGCCATCGAAGACGCCCTGAGTGGCAAAGCACAGGCTTAA
- a CDS encoding peroxiredoxin, with amino-acid sequence MITTGQFLPAGQLAELTADGMVNHDVQSLFAGKKAVVFAVPGAFTPTCSAAHLPGYVVLADEIKAKGVDFIACISVNDAFVMKAWGDAQNAAEIKMLADGDGQFTQALGLTMDTGAFGGVRSQRYAMVVDNGVVTLLNVEAPKAFEVSKAEVVLAAL; translated from the coding sequence ATGATCACTACAGGTCAATTTCTGCCTGCGGGCCAACTGGCCGAGCTCACCGCCGATGGCATGGTGAACCATGATGTACAAAGCCTGTTTGCCGGCAAAAAAGCCGTAGTATTTGCCGTTCCCGGCGCTTTCACCCCTACCTGCTCTGCGGCTCACCTGCCCGGTTACGTGGTGCTGGCCGACGAGATAAAGGCCAAGGGTGTCGACTTTATCGCCTGCATTTCCGTGAACGATGCCTTTGTAATGAAGGCCTGGGGTGATGCCCAGAATGCCGCTGAGATTAAGATGCTGGCCGACGGCGATGGTCAGTTTACCCAGGCATTGGGCCTGACCATGGACACCGGGGCATTCGGCGGCGTACGTTCACAGCGCTACGCCATGGTGGTAGATAATGGCGTGGTAACCCTGCTGAACGTTGAAGCGCCCAAAGCCTTCGAGGTGAGCAAGGCCGAAGTAGTGTTGGCGGCGCTCTGA
- a CDS encoding nuclear transport factor 2 family protein — protein MTPEQLVQGQLDAYNAHDLDAFLRFFSDKVAVIRPPASKPVLQGKAEFAEFYRKERFCVPTLHAEVSNRMVLGNKVIDHEHITGLGPDAFEVAVVYEIRDGLIQTLWSFGADKIQGIPGND, from the coding sequence ATGACACCGGAGCAATTGGTGCAAGGGCAGCTGGACGCCTATAACGCCCATGACCTGGACGCCTTTTTACGCTTTTTCAGTGACAAGGTGGCCGTTATCCGTCCACCCGCGTCCAAGCCTGTATTGCAGGGTAAGGCCGAATTTGCTGAGTTTTATCGAAAAGAACGCTTTTGTGTACCCACACTCCATGCCGAAGTCAGCAATCGCATGGTGCTGGGAAATAAAGTGATAGACCATGAGCACATCACAGGGTTAGGCCCCGATGCGTTTGAAGTGGCCGTGGTGTATGAAATTCGAGACGGTCTTATCCAAACCCTGTGGAGCTTTGGCGCAGACAAAATTCAGGGAATCCCCGGCAATGACTGA
- a CDS encoding GNAT family N-acetyltransferase: protein MTDFRVTSALSDMNMSVIHGFLQHSYWAKGIPEATLRRALENSLCFGLFCGNDQIGFARMITDKATFAYLADVFVLESHRGQGGSKVLMQAVMAHPELAGLRRMMLATSDAHGLYRQFGFTDLGNPGIMMEIHRPNVYQP, encoded by the coding sequence ATGACTGATTTCAGGGTTACCAGCGCACTGTCTGACATGAACATGTCCGTCATCCACGGTTTTTTGCAACATTCCTATTGGGCAAAAGGGATCCCGGAAGCCACATTACGCCGCGCCCTTGAAAACAGTCTCTGTTTCGGGCTCTTCTGCGGAAACGACCAAATCGGCTTTGCGCGTATGATCACCGATAAGGCGACCTTCGCGTATCTGGCCGATGTCTTTGTGCTGGAAAGCCACCGCGGACAAGGTGGCTCCAAAGTACTGATGCAGGCCGTAATGGCGCACCCGGAACTCGCCGGGCTGAGACGTATGATGCTGGCCACCAGCGATGCCCATGGTCTGTATCGTCAGTTTGGTTTTACCGACCTGGGCAACCCGGGGATCATGATGGAGATACACCGCCCGAACGTATACCAGCCCTGA
- a CDS encoding GNAT family N-acetyltransferase: MLTAPQLKTTRLALRPLSQQDLPAFTLYRQQPEVARYQGWSDYDMGKAEALLNAQLGGTFGTADSWFQMAIVDKDTDALLGDLALHFIDENQLEIGFTLAPQHQGQGLAKEAVTCLLDWYLLQSAGHRVTAICDTENLASWRLLEALGFRREAHWVENIFFKGAWGSEYQYALLAREWRSRPVGIL; this comes from the coding sequence ATGCTCACAGCCCCCCAACTTAAGACGACGCGCCTGGCACTGCGCCCACTGTCCCAACAAGACCTGCCTGCGTTCACCCTCTACCGCCAACAGCCAGAGGTAGCCCGCTATCAAGGCTGGTCAGATTACGACATGGGCAAGGCAGAAGCCCTGCTGAACGCACAGCTGGGCGGTACATTCGGCACAGCCGATTCCTGGTTTCAGATGGCCATTGTCGACAAAGACACCGATGCGCTACTGGGCGACCTGGCGCTGCATTTTATCGACGAGAACCAGCTGGAAATCGGCTTTACCCTGGCTCCCCAACATCAGGGCCAAGGCCTGGCAAAGGAAGCCGTCACCTGTCTGCTGGATTGGTATCTGCTGCAAAGTGCGGGGCACAGGGTGACGGCAATCTGTGATACAGAGAACCTGGCCAGCTGGCGACTACTGGAAGCCCTGGGCTTCAGGCGAGAAGCCCACTGGGTGGAGAATATCTTCTTTAAAGGGGCCTGGGGCTCAGAGTATCAATATGCCCTGCTAGCCCGGGAGTGGCGCTCCCGGCCTGTTGGCATCCTCTGA
- a CDS encoding PfkB family carbohydrate kinase, translating into MANVLLVANLNCDRILLLDKPLTSGGRFHYHDGGQRLGGGGANTGLGLVWAGHRVALVSQVGRDKVGDWLLAETSTAGIDCHLISRRPGNTCEMLLMMTPNGDRTIIRPQRPVFELPAPPRWQRWDVLYINSSAEGAVSWAKTALEHCLVVGQLAKDERQRPCHILITSASDLAGRASGDLWQYAKGIAGDSLQHFIVTDGAKGARAYSEAGTLHVPARPANVVDTTGAGDVYAAGLIHGLVSALTLKQAMEEAAIWAAIAVESESSTPGEALKDHLAEKEAECHTTATKAP; encoded by the coding sequence ATGGCCAATGTTTTACTGGTAGCCAACCTCAATTGTGACCGCATCTTGTTGCTGGACAAACCCCTGACCAGCGGCGGGCGCTTTCATTACCATGATGGCGGTCAACGCCTGGGAGGCGGTGGCGCCAATACCGGTCTGGGATTGGTATGGGCCGGACACAGGGTCGCCCTGGTCAGTCAGGTCGGCAGAGATAAGGTGGGCGACTGGCTGCTCGCCGAAACCAGCACTGCGGGTATCGATTGCCACCTCATTTCGCGCCGCCCCGGCAATACCTGTGAGATGTTGCTGATGATGACTCCCAATGGTGACCGCACCATCATACGACCCCAGAGACCCGTCTTCGAGTTGCCGGCGCCGCCCCGTTGGCAGCGCTGGGATGTACTCTATATCAACTCGTCCGCCGAAGGCGCCGTCAGCTGGGCCAAAACGGCGCTGGAACATTGTCTGGTGGTTGGGCAACTGGCCAAGGACGAGCGTCAGCGTCCCTGTCATATCCTCATCACCTCGGCATCGGATCTCGCCGGCAGAGCCTCTGGCGACCTGTGGCAGTACGCCAAAGGCATTGCCGGTGACAGCCTGCAGCATTTTATCGTGACCGATGGCGCCAAAGGGGCCCGTGCCTACAGCGAAGCCGGAACCCTGCATGTACCGGCCAGGCCCGCGAATGTGGTTGATACCACGGGGGCGGGTGATGTGTATGCCGCGGGGCTTATTCATGGTTTGGTGTCGGCTCTTACCCTGAAACAGGCCATGGAAGAAGCCGCCATTTGGGCAGCGATTGCTGTGGAAAGTGAAAGCTCTACCCCCGGTGAAGCACTTAAAGATCATCTGGCGGAAAAAGAGGCAGAATGTCATACAACTGCAACCAAGGCGCCCTAG
- a CDS encoding GNAT family N-acetyltransferase, which translates to MLKPAADTEEPMPSELCLALTPRLGLRRFTVDDATDFYTLNRDAEVLKYTGDLPFESPTAARDFILGYQHYHDHGFGRWAIQLHSGEFIGFCGLKRHGDASVDLGFRLMRPFWGQGLAAEAARAAMVLAIDKYGLTELIARAMAGNGASIALLGKLGFTPKAGLDTPPWLGFAANLTRGALVDDLALWRAAVTLTP; encoded by the coding sequence ATGCTCAAGCCTGCCGCCGACACTGAGGAACCCATGCCCTCCGAACTCTGCCTTGCCCTGACCCCAAGATTGGGACTACGCCGCTTCACAGTGGACGATGCGACGGATTTTTACACCCTGAACCGGGATGCAGAAGTACTCAAATACACCGGGGACTTACCCTTTGAGAGCCCAACAGCGGCCCGGGACTTTATCCTGGGGTACCAACATTACCACGACCATGGATTTGGCCGTTGGGCCATTCAGCTTCACTCGGGTGAGTTCATCGGTTTCTGTGGTTTGAAGCGACATGGGGACGCCAGTGTCGACCTGGGTTTCAGATTAATGCGCCCCTTTTGGGGCCAGGGCCTGGCCGCCGAAGCGGCCAGAGCCGCCATGGTGCTGGCCATCGATAAGTACGGCCTGACTGAGCTGATAGCCCGCGCCATGGCAGGTAACGGCGCCAGCATCGCCCTGCTGGGCAAACTCGGCTTCACCCCAAAAGCCGGATTGGATACCCCACCCTGGCTGGGCTTTGCCGCCAATCTGACCCGGGGAGCCCTGGTGGATGACTTGGCGTTGTGGCGCGCCGCTGTTACTCTGACGCCCTAG
- a CDS encoding MOSC domain-containing protein, giving the protein MSATFITKSALYHGTDSSQLGQVSSGIAHKQRAAVLQVTAQGIVGDAQVDTRHHGGPDRAVHHFPREHYGEYRRRDMFRGFVDAPAMGENISTVGLTEETLHIGDILSFGSTVLQVTQPRSPCFKLDLRFAYPGFALVMQTLGKSGWFYRVLTPGEITETDTLQLKERLSDISVADAMQCYFSAEFHETGYRRLLACPGLAQSWRNSLEKRLASGKIEDWRPRLMGPGQ; this is encoded by the coding sequence TTGTCCGCTACATTCATCACCAAATCAGCCCTCTATCACGGTACAGACAGCAGTCAACTCGGCCAGGTATCCAGCGGTATCGCACACAAACAGCGCGCAGCAGTACTGCAAGTCACAGCACAGGGCATTGTGGGCGATGCCCAGGTGGATACCCGCCACCATGGCGGACCTGACAGGGCGGTGCATCATTTTCCCCGGGAACATTACGGCGAGTATCGCCGACGGGATATGTTCCGGGGTTTTGTGGATGCCCCGGCAATGGGTGAAAACATCAGTACCGTTGGCCTGACGGAAGAAACACTGCACATTGGTGACATTCTCAGCTTTGGCAGCACAGTACTGCAGGTGACTCAGCCACGCTCTCCCTGTTTTAAGCTGGATTTACGCTTCGCCTACCCCGGCTTTGCGCTGGTGATGCAAACGCTGGGTAAAAGTGGCTGGTTCTACCGTGTGCTGACGCCCGGTGAAATCACTGAAACCGATACTCTGCAGCTGAAAGAACGCCTGTCTGACATCAGTGTGGCAGATGCCATGCAGTGTTATTTTTCGGCTGAGTTTCACGAAACGGGTTATCGGCGATTGCTGGCATGCCCGGGCCTAGCCCAAAGCTGGCGCAACAGCCTGGAAAAGCGCCTTGCCAGCGGCAAAATTGAAGACTGGCGCCCGCGCTTGATGGGTCCGGGGCAATAA
- a CDS encoding methyl-accepting chemotaxis protein encodes MNLNMLTIKQKILLTVSLAVILSTVAVGLLGQHSARDVVEQRMLGSEMPAKMLSIRNELEKDMVSLLNAAKQLADSRMLGKWLEQGRPAEDESRVVAQLQDVASQYQLAQASYADRETGAYYTQGGFLRVLTPEQDGWFFDYRSSGVQQSLNVFTEANGEVKLFINYQQLNGRGLAGLAKSLDAMVQRLKSFKLEESGFVYLVDAKGEVQLHSDPGKIRKATLNSLYGKSGSLLSRADFNYMEVEVDGQPMMVASSYLPSIDWYLVAQVPEAEVFALLDDAALKILFSTLLIALAFVVLSGFVASSVSKPIAAVARMFRDIGEGEGDLRQRLPVQGEDELAQLASGFNSFISKIQDSVIEVAQTSEQLGKSAIDVSRQAQQTLEDSQDQKDRTMQVVTAINEMGATVNEIAANAAQAAEAAKDADRASGSGQKVVTQARDTINQLSKDVSQVGEVIESLATHTKSIGSILDVIRAISEQTNLLALNAAIEAARAGEAGRGFAVVADEVRNLASRTAASTDEVQVMIDKLQSESARAVNAMSQSRSRSQEGVSAVDEASNTLSGISDQIGLISDMNIQVAAATEEQSTVVEDINRNVTEINDITQRTAATAQAAARASKDLNALATRLDQLVARFKV; translated from the coding sequence ATGAACTTAAACATGCTTACCATCAAACAAAAGATTTTGCTTACTGTCTCGCTGGCGGTGATCCTTTCCACCGTCGCGGTGGGGCTATTGGGGCAGCACAGCGCCAGAGACGTGGTAGAGCAGCGGATGCTGGGCTCAGAAATGCCGGCCAAAATGCTGAGTATCCGCAACGAGCTTGAAAAAGACATGGTAAGCCTGCTAAACGCTGCAAAGCAGCTGGCTGATAGCCGCATGTTAGGCAAATGGCTTGAGCAGGGGCGTCCTGCAGAAGACGAGTCCAGAGTGGTTGCCCAGTTGCAGGATGTGGCCAGTCAGTACCAGCTGGCACAGGCTTCCTATGCCGACCGCGAAACCGGTGCTTACTACACCCAGGGTGGCTTCTTGCGGGTACTGACCCCGGAACAGGACGGCTGGTTTTTCGATTATCGCAGCAGCGGTGTGCAGCAAAGCCTGAATGTGTTTACCGAAGCCAACGGTGAAGTGAAGCTGTTTATCAACTATCAGCAGCTCAATGGTCGCGGCCTTGCGGGACTGGCCAAGTCGCTGGATGCCATGGTGCAGCGGCTCAAGTCTTTTAAGCTGGAAGAATCCGGCTTTGTCTATCTGGTCGATGCGAAGGGTGAAGTGCAACTGCACTCAGATCCCGGCAAAATTCGTAAGGCCACGCTCAACTCCTTGTATGGTAAAAGCGGCAGCTTGTTGTCCAGGGCCGATTTCAACTACATGGAGGTGGAAGTGGACGGTCAGCCCATGATGGTGGCCAGTAGCTATTTACCCTCCATCGATTGGTACTTGGTCGCTCAGGTGCCAGAGGCTGAAGTGTTCGCCCTGCTGGATGACGCCGCGCTGAAAATTCTATTTTCTACTTTGTTGATTGCACTCGCTTTTGTGGTGTTGTCTGGTTTTGTCGCTTCCAGTGTCAGTAAGCCTATCGCCGCCGTTGCACGTATGTTCCGTGATATAGGTGAGGGTGAAGGGGACTTACGCCAGCGTTTGCCGGTGCAGGGTGAAGATGAATTGGCGCAACTTGCCAGCGGCTTTAACAGCTTTATCAGCAAAATCCAGGACTCTGTGATTGAAGTGGCCCAAACCAGCGAGCAGCTTGGCAAGTCGGCCATTGATGTGTCACGCCAGGCACAGCAAACATTGGAAGACAGCCAGGATCAGAAAGACCGCACCATGCAGGTGGTGACCGCCATCAACGAGATGGGCGCCACAGTGAACGAGATTGCCGCCAACGCAGCCCAGGCTGCCGAAGCCGCCAAGGACGCCGACCGGGCCTCTGGCTCGGGTCAGAAGGTGGTGACCCAGGCGCGGGATACCATCAATCAGCTTTCCAAAGATGTGTCTCAGGTGGGTGAGGTGATTGAGTCCCTGGCCACCCATACCAAGTCCATCGGCAGTATTCTGGACGTGATCCGCGCGATTTCAGAGCAAACCAACCTGCTGGCGCTCAATGCCGCCATCGAGGCTGCCCGCGCCGGGGAAGCCGGCCGTGGATTTGCCGTTGTGGCCGACGAGGTGCGTAATCTGGCATCCCGCACTGCGGCCTCCACCGATGAGGTGCAGGTAATGATAGATAAGCTGCAATCCGAATCGGCCAGGGCGGTCAATGCCATGTCCCAGAGCCGCAGCCGCTCCCAGGAAGGGGTGTCGGCGGTTGATGAAGCCAGCAATACCCTGAGTGGCATTTCCGATCAGATTGGACTTATCAGCGACATGAATATTCAGGTGGCTGCCGCAACCGAAGAGCAATCGACCGTAGTGGAAGATATCAACCGCAATGTGACTGAGATTAACGACATCACCCAGCGCACCGCAGCAACGGCTCAGGCAGCTGCCCGAGCCAGTAAAGATCTCAATGCCCTTGCCACTCGCCTCGATCAGCTGGTGGCTCGCTTTAAGGTGTAA